A region from the Mycolicibacterium phlei genome encodes:
- a CDS encoding transcription factor WhiB — translation MTTPSAPADEAPFGPCTVDPDRWLDGTDAGAKELCRGCPRRWTSAQAACQTPGAVGLWAGVYIPPTGRARQFALRQLESLAELNGYSVRRVS, via the coding sequence GTGACCACGCCATCAGCCCCCGCCGATGAAGCCCCGTTCGGCCCGTGCACCGTGGACCCGGACCGCTGGCTCGACGGCACCGACGCCGGCGCCAAGGAGTTGTGCCGCGGCTGCCCGCGCCGCTGGACCTCCGCGCAGGCGGCGTGTCAGACGCCGGGCGCGGTCGGGCTGTGGGCGGGCGTCTACATTCCGCCGACCGGCAGGGCACGGCAGTTCGCGCTGCGCCAGCTGGAATCCCTGGCGGAACTCAACGGCTACTCGGTGCGCCGGGTGAGCTGA
- a CDS encoding DUF3817 domain-containing protein, which yields MTETTSDETIRKALTGYRVLAWTTGLWLIALCYEMVMKYVYHVEGLNWIAVVHGWVYFIYLLFTANLAVKVRWPIAKTVGVLLAGTIPLVGIIVEQVQTRDLKERYGL from the coding sequence ATGACCGAGACCACCTCCGACGAGACCATCCGCAAGGCGCTCACCGGCTACCGGGTACTGGCCTGGACGACGGGCCTCTGGCTCATCGCGCTCTGCTACGAGATGGTGATGAAGTACGTCTACCACGTCGAGGGACTGAACTGGATCGCCGTGGTGCACGGCTGGGTGTACTTCATCTATCTGCTGTTCACCGCCAACCTCGCGGTCAAGGTGCGCTGGCCGATCGCCAAGACCGTCGGGGTGCTGCTGGCCGGCACCATCCCGCTCGTCGGCATCATCGTCGAGCAGGTGCAGACCCGCGATCTCAAGGAGCGCTACGGCCTGTAG
- a CDS encoding AraC family transcriptional regulator, whose protein sequence is MTVSARSDTPLSGSANLAGRRRVIDLRRGGSALAGSYLYHGDELVTGWHSHDVHQIEYAIGGVVEVETDTAHYLLPPQQAAWIPVGLEHQARMNPDVRTVAVMFDPQLIAHGGDRARILAVSPLIREMMIYALRWPIDRAVDSPDEEAVSEAFFRTLANLVTEALDHEAPLSLPTSEHPIVAAAMAYTKEHLDTATAEAVSRAVSVSERTLRRLFQESIGLPWRTYLLHARMLRAMALLAAPGQSVQETSSAVGFDSLSSFTRAFTQFCGETPTSYRKRVGTTAL, encoded by the coding sequence GTGACCGTCTCTGCGCGATCGGACACACCTTTGTCCGGTTCGGCCAACCTTGCCGGGCGGCGCCGCGTCATCGACCTGCGGCGCGGCGGCTCAGCGCTCGCCGGCAGCTACCTCTACCACGGCGACGAGCTGGTCACCGGATGGCACTCGCACGACGTGCACCAGATCGAGTACGCGATCGGCGGCGTCGTCGAGGTGGAGACCGACACCGCGCACTACCTGCTGCCGCCCCAGCAGGCCGCCTGGATCCCGGTGGGCCTGGAACACCAGGCCAGGATGAATCCCGACGTGAGAACCGTTGCGGTGATGTTCGATCCGCAGCTGATCGCGCACGGCGGCGACCGCGCGCGGATCCTGGCGGTGTCCCCACTGATCCGCGAGATGATGATCTACGCGCTGCGCTGGCCCATCGACCGCGCGGTGGACTCCCCCGACGAGGAGGCGGTGTCGGAGGCGTTCTTCCGCACGCTGGCCAACCTGGTCACCGAGGCCCTCGACCACGAGGCGCCGTTGAGCCTGCCGACCTCCGAGCACCCGATCGTCGCCGCGGCGATGGCCTACACCAAGGAGCATCTCGACACCGCGACCGCCGAGGCGGTCAGTCGCGCGGTGTCGGTGTCGGAGCGCACGCTGCGCCGGCTGTTCCAGGAGTCGATCGGCCTGCCGTGGCGCACCTACCTGCTGCACGCCAGGATGCTGCGGGCGATGGCTTTGCTGGCGGCGCCCGGGCAATCCGTTCAGGAGACGTCGTCGGCGGTCGGATTCGACAGCCTGAGCTCGTTCACCCGGGCGTTCACCCAGTTCTGCGGGGAGACCCCGACGAGTTACCGCAAGCGGGTCGGCACGACCGCGTTGTGA
- a CDS encoding SRPBCC family protein, with protein sequence MTRWYPLASADADFFVSAPHIFRYRKRYPATPEKVWESLTSDESLAAWGPSIKNVTWTSPRPFGVGTTREVIAPGGMTVRERYFHWDEGRNHSFYVYEATVPVFHRFAEDYLVEPDGDQTLFTWALALEPKKAFALPVKVLAPLLRAGFGRIPSSGVGYFAKH encoded by the coding sequence ATGACGCGCTGGTATCCCCTGGCATCGGCCGACGCCGACTTCTTCGTCTCCGCACCGCACATCTTCCGGTATCGGAAGCGTTATCCGGCGACGCCCGAGAAGGTCTGGGAATCACTGACATCCGATGAGTCGCTGGCCGCGTGGGGACCGTCGATCAAGAACGTCACCTGGACCTCGCCGCGGCCGTTCGGCGTGGGCACCACCCGTGAGGTGATCGCACCCGGTGGAATGACCGTACGGGAGCGCTATTTCCACTGGGACGAGGGCCGCAACCACTCGTTCTACGTCTACGAGGCCACGGTGCCGGTGTTTCACCGTTTCGCCGAGGACTATCTCGTCGAACCCGACGGCGACCAGACGCTGTTCACCTGGGCGCTGGCGCTGGAGCCGAAGAAGGCGTTCGCGCTGCCGGTGAAGGTGCTCGCACCGCTGCTGCGGGCCGGTTTCGGCCGGATCCCCAGCAGCGGGGTGGGCTACTTCGCGAAGCACTGA
- a CDS encoding amidohydrolase family protein, with product MRPDDLILVSIDDHVVEPPDMFLRHVPEKYKDQAPIVVTDERGVDQWMYQGRPQGVSGLNAVVSWPAEEWGRDPAGFAEMRPGVYDVHERVRDMNRNGILASMCFPTFTGFSARHLNMTREDVTLVMVSAYNDWHIDEWAGSYPGRFIPIAILPTWTPEGMCAEIRRVAAKGCRAVTMPELPHLEGLPSYHDEDYWGPVFRTLSEENVVMCLHIGTGFGAISMAPNAPIDNLIILATQVSAMCAQDLLWGPAMRNYPDLKFAFSEGGIGWIPFYLDRSDRHYTNQKWLRRDFGNKLPSEVFREHSLACYVTDKTSLKLRHEIGIDIIAWECDYPHSDCFWPDAPEQVLAELTGAGADASDINKITWENACRFFSWDPFAHTPRSQATVAALRAKATDVDVSIRSRAEWRRRYEEKQLAKA from the coding sequence CTGCGCCCCGACGACCTGATCCTGGTGAGCATCGACGATCACGTGGTGGAACCGCCCGACATGTTCCTGCGCCACGTCCCGGAGAAGTACAAGGACCAGGCGCCGATCGTCGTCACCGACGAACGGGGCGTCGACCAGTGGATGTACCAGGGTCGGCCGCAGGGGGTCAGCGGGCTCAACGCCGTGGTGTCGTGGCCCGCCGAGGAGTGGGGCCGCGACCCCGCCGGTTTCGCCGAGATGCGCCCGGGTGTCTACGACGTGCACGAGCGGGTCCGCGACATGAACCGCAACGGCATCCTGGCCTCGATGTGCTTCCCGACGTTCACCGGGTTCTCCGCGCGCCACCTGAACATGACCCGCGAGGACGTGACGCTGGTGATGGTGTCGGCCTACAACGACTGGCACATCGACGAGTGGGCCGGTTCGTATCCGGGCCGCTTCATCCCGATCGCGATCCTGCCGACCTGGACTCCCGAGGGCATGTGCGCGGAGATCCGCCGGGTGGCGGCCAAGGGCTGCCGTGCGGTGACGATGCCGGAACTGCCGCACCTGGAAGGTCTTCCGAGCTACCACGACGAGGACTACTGGGGTCCGGTGTTCCGCACCCTGTCCGAGGAGAACGTGGTGATGTGCCTGCACATCGGCACCGGCTTCGGCGCGATCAGCATGGCGCCCAACGCGCCGATCGACAACCTGATCATCCTCGCCACCCAGGTCTCGGCGATGTGCGCGCAGGATCTGCTGTGGGGGCCGGCGATGCGCAACTACCCGGACCTGAAATTCGCGTTCTCCGAGGGTGGTATCGGCTGGATCCCGTTCTATCTGGACCGCAGCGACCGGCACTACACCAACCAGAAGTGGCTGCGCCGCGACTTCGGTAACAAGCTGCCCTCGGAGGTGTTCCGCGAGCACTCGCTAGCCTGCTACGTCACCGACAAGACGTCGCTGAAGCTGCGCCACGAGATCGGCATCGACATCATCGCGTGGGAGTGCGACTACCCGCACAGCGACTGTTTCTGGCCGGACGCGCCCGAGCAGGTGCTCGCCGAGCTCACCGGCGCAGGCGCCGACGCCTCCGACATCAACAAGATCACCTGGGAGAACGCCTGCCGGTTCTTCTCCTGGGATCCGTTCGCGCACACTCCGCGCTCGCAGGCGACGGTTGCGGCGTTGCGTGCCAAGGCGACCGACGTCGACGTCTCGATCCGGTCGCGCGCCGAGTGGCGTCGCCGTTACGAGGAGAAGCAGCTGGCCAAGGCGTGA
- a CDS encoding TetR/AcrR family transcriptional regulator, with amino-acid sequence MSAPGPDERPGVDRIREAALRLFAARGTAATSLRLVASEAGVSLGMVQHHFATKANLIKAVDDHVLRVLKTALARPVPEPPADSIGQVGSQITSLITDEPLVCAYIGQALTEGSALGGQVFDMLAEMGVKRWRDRAELGLTRPDLDPTWSVLNPLILALGAWVLRAHIDRHLPEPFETPEQLQRWQEATSDLLREGQMRQPEP; translated from the coding sequence ATGTCGGCCCCCGGCCCCGATGAGCGTCCCGGCGTCGACCGGATCCGCGAGGCAGCGCTGCGGCTTTTCGCCGCCCGCGGGACGGCGGCCACGTCGTTACGCCTGGTGGCGTCCGAGGCCGGCGTATCGCTGGGCATGGTCCAGCACCACTTCGCCACCAAGGCGAATCTCATCAAGGCGGTGGATGACCATGTGCTGCGCGTGCTCAAAACGGCACTCGCCCGGCCGGTTCCGGAACCGCCCGCCGACTCGATCGGTCAGGTCGGCAGTCAGATCACCTCGCTGATCACCGACGAACCCCTGGTCTGCGCCTATATCGGGCAGGCCCTCACCGAAGGCAGCGCGCTCGGCGGGCAGGTGTTCGACATGCTGGCCGAGATGGGCGTCAAGCGGTGGCGCGACCGCGCCGAGCTCGGCCTGACCCGCCCCGATCTCGATCCGACGTGGAGCGTGCTCAACCCGTTGATCCTGGCGTTGGGCGCGTGGGTACTGCGGGCGCACATCGACCGCCACCTGCCGGAGCCCTTCGAGACGCCCGAACAGTTGCAGCGCTGGCAGGAGGCCACCAGCGACCTGCTGCGCGAAGGGCAGATGCGGCAGCCGGAGCCGTAG
- a CDS encoding HNH endonuclease, whose translation MEQVFELDPAAGEAELRVQLEQLEMLKSRIAAQQARVTAAWRAKRHAAEAAAGVPKSKRGHGLASEVALARHDAPNAGGRHLGMARALVEEMPYTLAALECGALSEYRAMLIVRESACLSVEHRRDLDARLCADITRLAGWGDRRVAAQARQIACELDVAAVVDRSAKAPEDRTVTIRPAPDAMVYVTAHLPVAQGVSVYATLKRQADTTFDGRTRGQVMADTLVERITGRPAARPADVMVTLVMADTTLMGDDDAPAWLAGYGPLPAAIARGLTGDAVRDKKTKAMLRRLYRHPSSGQLVAMESRARVFPQGLAEFIGIRDRTCRTPYCNAEIRHRDHATPKRRGGKTSALNGLGVCEACNYTKEAPGWTVHTSDTNGVHTAEFTTPTGATYQSTAPPLPGPPVRRKLSLMEGRLSIDLVTFEAA comes from the coding sequence ATGGAACAGGTGTTCGAGTTGGATCCGGCGGCCGGTGAGGCTGAGCTGCGGGTTCAGCTCGAGCAGTTGGAAATGTTGAAGTCGCGGATCGCCGCGCAGCAGGCGCGGGTGACCGCGGCGTGGCGGGCCAAGCGGCATGCCGCCGAGGCCGCCGCCGGGGTCCCGAAATCCAAGCGTGGCCACGGCCTGGCCAGCGAGGTCGCCCTGGCCCGTCACGACGCCCCCAACGCCGGTGGCCGCCATCTCGGAATGGCCCGCGCGCTGGTCGAGGAGATGCCGTATACGTTGGCGGCACTGGAGTGCGGGGCGCTCTCGGAGTACCGGGCGATGCTGATCGTGCGCGAATCAGCCTGCCTGTCCGTGGAGCATCGCCGCGACCTCGATGCCCGCCTGTGCGCCGACATCACCCGCCTGGCGGGCTGGGGTGACAGACGCGTCGCCGCGCAGGCCCGCCAGATCGCCTGCGAGCTGGACGTGGCGGCGGTGGTCGACCGCAGCGCCAAAGCCCCCGAAGACCGCACCGTGACGATTCGCCCGGCACCGGATGCCATGGTGTATGTGACCGCGCATCTACCGGTGGCCCAGGGCGTCAGCGTGTACGCCACCCTCAAACGCCAGGCCGATACGACGTTCGACGGGCGCACCCGCGGGCAGGTGATGGCCGACACCCTCGTCGAACGCATCACCGGCCGCCCCGCCGCCCGGCCCGCCGATGTGATGGTCACCCTGGTGATGGCTGATACCACCCTGATGGGAGACGACGACGCCCCGGCCTGGCTGGCCGGCTACGGGCCACTGCCGGCAGCCATCGCCCGCGGCCTGACAGGGGATGCGGTGCGCGACAAGAAGACCAAGGCCATGCTGCGCCGGCTGTACCGCCACCCCTCCAGTGGACAGCTGGTGGCCATGGAATCGCGGGCCCGGGTCTTCCCCCAAGGGCTCGCGGAGTTCATCGGGATCCGCGACCGCACGTGTCGCACCCCGTACTGCAACGCCGAGATCCGCCACCGCGACCACGCCACCCCGAAACGCCGCGGCGGCAAAACATCAGCACTCAACGGCCTCGGCGTCTGCGAAGCCTGCAACTACACCAAAGAAGCACCCGGCTGGACCGTACACACCAGCGACACCAACGGCGTCCACACCGCCGAATTCACCACCCCCACCGGCGCGACCTACCAATCCACCGCCCCACCCCTACCCGGACCACCCGTACGCCGAAAACTCAGCCTCATGGAAGGCCGACTCAGCATCGACCTCGTCACGTTTGAGGCCGCGTAA
- a CDS encoding NtaA/DmoA family FMN-dependent monooxygenase (This protein belongs to a clade of FMN-dependent monooxygenases, within a broader family of flavin-dependent oxidoreductases, the luciferase-like monooxygenase (LMM) family, some of whose members use coenzyme F420 rather than FMN.), whose protein sequence is MTKPLKQIHLAAHFPGVNNTTVWSDPEAGSHIEFDSFVHLAQTAERGKFDFFFLAEGLRLREQNGQIYDLDVVGRPDTFTVLSALAAVTDRLGLTGTINSTFNEPYEVARQFATLDHLSEGRAAWNVVTSWDAFTGENFRRGGFLPEDQRYERAQSFLSAALTLFDSWRGDEIVADKESGVFLADPQAGAFAVKDDHFDIEGHFNVPRSPQGRPVIFQAGDSDRGREFAAAAADAIFSRHGTLEAGQAFYSDVKRRLARYGRRHDQLLVLPAATFVLGDTDEEAAEIAHQVRLAQVSPQTAIRFLEQLWNRDLSDHDPDGPLPSVDPVVGDDHIAKGRASVRMYRDPIATANEWRAKAEAEGLTTRELIIEVTGRQTFIGSPATVAAAINDLVQQDASDGFILVPHVTPGGLDRFVDDVVPLLQERGVFRTEYEGTTLRDHLGLAPLPSGAPRVESSA, encoded by the coding sequence ATGACCAAGCCACTCAAGCAGATTCACCTCGCCGCCCACTTCCCCGGCGTCAACAACACCACGGTGTGGAGCGACCCGGAGGCGGGCAGCCACATCGAGTTCGACTCGTTCGTGCATCTGGCGCAGACCGCGGAGCGCGGAAAGTTCGACTTCTTCTTCCTGGCCGAGGGACTGCGGCTGCGGGAGCAGAACGGCCAGATCTACGACCTCGACGTGGTCGGCCGGCCGGACACCTTCACGGTGCTGTCGGCGCTGGCGGCGGTCACCGACCGGCTCGGGCTGACCGGCACGATCAACTCGACGTTCAACGAGCCCTACGAGGTGGCGCGGCAGTTCGCGACGCTCGACCATCTCTCCGAGGGCCGGGCGGCCTGGAATGTGGTGACGTCGTGGGATGCGTTCACCGGCGAGAACTTCCGGCGCGGCGGGTTCCTGCCCGAGGATCAGCGCTACGAGCGGGCGCAGAGTTTCCTGTCGGCGGCGCTCACGCTGTTCGACTCGTGGCGCGGCGACGAGATCGTCGCCGACAAGGAGTCGGGGGTGTTCCTGGCCGACCCGCAGGCGGGTGCGTTCGCGGTCAAGGACGACCACTTCGACATCGAGGGCCACTTCAACGTGCCGCGCAGCCCGCAGGGGCGCCCGGTCATCTTCCAGGCGGGAGACTCGGATCGGGGCCGCGAATTCGCCGCGGCCGCAGCGGATGCCATCTTCTCGCGGCACGGCACGCTGGAGGCGGGGCAGGCGTTCTACTCGGATGTCAAGCGTCGGTTGGCGCGATACGGACGGCGCCACGATCAGTTGCTGGTGCTGCCTGCGGCGACGTTCGTGTTGGGTGACACCGATGAGGAAGCCGCCGAGATCGCGCATCAGGTGCGGCTGGCGCAGGTGTCGCCGCAGACGGCGATCAGGTTCCTCGAGCAGCTGTGGAACCGCGACCTGTCCGACCATGATCCGGACGGCCCGCTGCCCAGCGTGGACCCGGTTGTCGGCGACGACCACATCGCGAAGGGCCGCGCCAGCGTGCGGATGTACCGGGATCCGATCGCGACCGCCAACGAGTGGCGAGCCAAGGCCGAAGCCGAGGGGCTGACCACCCGCGAGCTGATCATCGAGGTGACCGGTCGGCAGACGTTCATCGGGTCACCGGCCACGGTGGCGGCGGCGATCAACGATCTGGTGCAGCAGGACGCCAGCGACGGCTTCATCCTCGTCCCGCATGTGACGCCGGGCGGGCTGGACCGGTTCGTCGACGACGTGGTGCCGCTGCTGCAGGAGCGCGGGGTGTTCCGCACCGAGTACGAGGGCACGACGCTGCGCGACCATCTGGGGTTGGCGCCACTGCCGTCGGGAGCGCCGCGCGTCGAGAGCTCCGCGTAG
- a CDS encoding LLM class flavin-dependent oxidoreductase: MLSSLHIAVALDGAGWHPTAWREPDARPDELLKAGYWVDLVSEAERGTLDFVTIEDSLAPQSDNPFRPDRRTDRVRGRLDAVMTAARVAPRTRGIGFIPTAVVTHTEPFHISKAVATLDYVSRGRAGVRVQVVARPDVARHFGRRDFSTPPSTDDLFDEAADYVEVLRRLWDSWEDDAEIRDVATGRFIDREKLHYIDFEGRWFSVKGPSITPRPPQGQPIVAALGHSEIPYRFIAGSTDVGFITPQDPGEARRLVDEIAAHRSGEPVRVFADLAVFLGDSDASAPARKSRLDDRLGREFQSDAKVFTGTPSGLADLLAEWQAAGLTGFRLRPATLPYDLVQITDGLVPELRRRGLFRETYEADTLRGLLGLPRPANRYASV, translated from the coding sequence CTGTTGTCTTCCCTTCATATCGCCGTCGCACTGGACGGCGCCGGCTGGCACCCCACCGCATGGCGTGAGCCCGACGCCCGGCCCGACGAGCTGCTCAAGGCCGGTTACTGGGTCGACCTGGTGTCCGAGGCCGAACGCGGGACGCTGGACTTCGTCACCATCGAGGACAGTCTGGCGCCCCAGTCCGACAACCCGTTTCGGCCGGACCGGCGCACCGACCGGGTGCGCGGCAGGCTCGACGCGGTGATGACCGCGGCGCGCGTCGCACCCAGGACACGCGGGATCGGGTTCATCCCGACCGCCGTCGTCACCCACACCGAACCGTTCCACATCTCCAAGGCCGTCGCCACGCTCGACTACGTCAGCCGCGGCCGCGCCGGCGTCCGCGTGCAGGTGGTCGCCCGCCCGGATGTGGCAAGACATTTCGGCAGACGCGACTTCTCCACTCCCCCAAGCACCGACGACCTGTTCGACGAGGCCGCCGACTACGTCGAGGTGCTGCGCCGACTATGGGACAGTTGGGAGGACGACGCGGAGATCCGCGACGTCGCGACGGGACGGTTCATCGACCGGGAGAAGCTGCACTACATCGACTTCGAGGGACGATGGTTCTCGGTGAAGGGCCCCTCGATCACGCCGCGACCGCCGCAGGGGCAGCCGATCGTTGCGGCACTGGGGCATTCGGAGATCCCCTACCGATTCATCGCCGGCAGCACCGACGTCGGGTTCATCACCCCGCAGGATCCCGGCGAGGCGCGACGACTGGTCGACGAGATCGCCGCGCACCGTTCCGGTGAGCCGGTGCGGGTGTTCGCCGATCTCGCGGTGTTCCTCGGCGACTCCGACGCCTCGGCCCCGGCCAGGAAGTCCCGGCTCGATGACCGGTTGGGACGCGAATTTCAGAGCGACGCAAAGGTTTTCACGGGAACCCCGTCGGGTCTGGCGGATCTGCTGGCCGAGTGGCAGGCCGCGGGGCTGACGGGGTTCCGGCTGCGCCCGGCCACGCTGCCGTACGACCTGGTGCAGATCACCGACGGGCTGGTGCCCGAACTGCGTCGTCGGGGACTGTTCCGCGAGACCTACGAAGCCGACACGCTGCGCGGCCTGCTGGGCCTGCCGCGGCCCGCCAACCGCTACGCCTCCGTCTGA